Part of the Xanthomonas sp. SI genome is shown below.
TGAAGTACGTGGACAGCTCGCGCGAATACACCTCGCGCGACTGGACCACCGCCAAGTTCACCGACGGCACCTTGCTGGAGAACACCGGCCTGGTCAGCGGCAGCTACGACTCTGTGTATCCGGGCAAGTACGACTACCCGACGGTCAAGCTGAGCAACTCGGCGCTGAAGGCATCGATCGCCAAGTACCTGGCCCCGGGCAGCTTCGATACCTGCGGCAGCCTGGCGATCAACAACCAGAACTGCGCGACCATGCGCGGCACCGAGGCAGTGGCCGCGGCGTATGCGATGGCCACGTTCAAGACCGGCGACTTGGAGATCATCCCCGGCGTGCGTTTCGAACAGACCCGCATCCGCAACACCTACTGGACGATGCCCAAGGACAGCGGCGGCAACGAGCTGGCCGGCTACTTCCAGAACAACCACACCAGCTACGACGTGCCGCTGCCCAGCGTGTTCCTGAACTACCGCCCCGGCAACGCCAACGCGGTGTACCGCGCCTCGGTGTGGACCAGTTACACGCGTCCGGCGTTCGTGCAGCTCGGCGGCGGCTCCAACTACGACGTGTCCAGCGACGGCAAGACCACCATCACCGAAGGCAATCCCGACCTGAAGCCGATCAAGGCGGTCAACGTCGACGTCTCCGGCGAATGGGACAACGGCGTCGGCGGCCACGCGATGCTGGCCGGCTACTACAAGCGCCTGTCCGACTACATCTACGAGAACGGTTCGGACGCGGCCAATGCCGGCGCCAACACCGACGCCAGCGGCGTGCGCTACGTGCGTCCGCAGAACGGTGGCGACGGCAAGGTGCTGGGCGTGGAAGCAGCGGTGCGACAGACACTGCAGGGCATGCCGGCGCCGCTGGACGGCTTCGGCATCGGCGCCAACGTCACCCGCCAGTCCACCCGCGTCGACCTGGGCATGACCGGCTTCCACGACGAGCGTATCCAGAACGCACCGGACCTGATGGCCAATGCCGAACTGTTCTACGAGAAGGGGCCGCTGTCGGTGAACCTGAGCTACCACTACTCGGGCGAATACGTGTCGGCCTACGACTACCTGGACCAGGGCGCCAGCTGGGACGACCTGTGGGTGAAGCCGATCACTCGCGTCGACCTGCACGTGGGTTACGCGGTGAACGAGCACCTGCGCGCCGACCTGTCGGTGGCCAACCTGACCAATCGCCTGAGCTACTGGGCGCACGTCGGCCGCAACAGCACCGCGATCTCGGACATCGTGGATGCCGGGCGCACCAGCCTGCTGACGGTGAAGTACACGTTCTGAGCCGGCGGCCTCGCACAGGCCGGCTTCCCTCGCGCGTCGCGGCATGTCGCCGCGACGCGTTTCGGCGTGCATGCAGTTAGCCGACGCGTGGCGCGGGCGTATGACTGCCGGCGCACGTAGCCGGTAGTGGCGTTGGATGTGCAGCGGAGCGGCGGCGATGACGCCGCCGTTTCCGCCTTTTCTGTAAGGGCTTGGCGACCGACTCGCCATCGCCGTGGACTTGCGTTGCAATCGAGTCGGCATGCCCGGCGATGCGTGTGGTGCAACGAGTGACTTCTTTTTCTCCTTTTTCCTGGATAGACGATGAGCAAGCGGATGCGTTGGATGCTGTTGGTAGCGCTGGCGGCGACCGCCGGCGCGCAGGCGCGGCCTGCACGCGAAGCGTCTGCGCCGCAATTGCAGGTCGAGCAGGTGGTGATGCTGTTCCGCCACGGCGTGCGTGCGCCGCTGGACGGCGAGGCCGCGGCGGCGGCATTGGCCGACCGTCCGTGGCCGGTGTGGAACACGCCGGCGAGCCTGCTCACCGCGCACGGCCGCGTGGCCGTGCAGCTGAGCGGCGACTACACCCGGCAATGGCTGGTCCGCGACGGCGTGCTGCCGGCCGCCGGCTGCCCCGCCGACGGCGCGGTCAGCGTCTACGCCAACACCGACCAGCGCACCATCGTCAGCGCGCAGATCCTGGCCGAGACGCTGGCCCCGGGCTGCGGGCTGCAGGCCGGGCATCAGCCGCAAGGTAGCGACGATCCGCTGTTCCGTCCGGTCGAGGCCGGTGCGGTGGACTTCGGCGCGGACGCCGCGGTGGCGTCGATCCAGCGCCAGACCGGCGGCCCGGGCGCGGTGCTCGCGCCCTACGCGAAGGAACTGCGCACGATGCGGCAGATCCTCGGCTGCAGCGCCAAGGACTGCGATTTCGCGCAGATGCCGTCGTCGCTGAGCGCCAGCGGCAATGGCCGCGGCATCGCCATGCACGGTCCGCTGGACCTGACCTCCGGCACCGCCGAAGTGTTCATCCTGCAATACGCCGAAGGCCTGCCGCTGGACCAGGTGGGCTGGGGCCGCGCCACCCGCGCACGCATCGGCGTGGTGTCGCGACTGCATGCGCTGCTGTTCGAGATCTACGCGCGGCCGCAGTACATGGCCGCGCGCGCCGGCGCGCCGCTGGCGCGGCGGGTGCTGGACACGCTGGGCGTGGCGGACGCGCCGAAGCTGAGCGTGCTCGTCGCCAGCGATACCCATATCGCCGCGCTCAGCGGCTTGCTCGACCTGCACTTCCATCTGCCCGGCTTCGGCCGGGACGATTCGCCGCCGGGCGGCGCGCTGGTGCTCGAGCAACTGCGCGACGCGCGCAGCGGCCAGCGCTACGTGCGCCTGCGCTACCAGGCGCAATCGCTGGACCAGCTGCGCACGCTGACCCCGCTGAGCCTGCGCAAGCCGCCGCTGCTGCAGACCTTGCATGTGCCCGGCTGCAGTGACCCCAAGACCCAGCTGTGCACACTGCAGCAGTTCCAGAAGGTGTTGCAGGAAGCGTTGCAGCGGCGCGGCTGAGCTGGCGCCGCTGCGGCGGGTGCGTGCGCTGCGCTGACGCTGGCATGAGGCGTATCGGGTGACGGCATAGCGTGCGGTCGCCACCGCCTGTGTAGGAGCGGCTTCAGCCGCGACCAGGGCATTCCCGGTGACGCCCGGTCGCGGCTGAAGCCGCTCCTACAACCGCGTGATTGCCGACCCCGATCGCGCTCAGAACTTGAAGTGCAGCGTGGCCATGTAGCGGCGGCCGTTCTTGTAGCGTCCGGCCGGGTGGTCCTTGTCGCCCAGGTACTGGAAGTACTCTTCGTCCAGCAGGTTCTGCGCGTCCACCTGCAGCGACCACTGGTCGCTGATCGCATAGCCGATGCTCGCGCCCAGGTCGGTGTAGTCGTCGACACTGGCTGGCGCGGCGCCGGCGACGTAGCCGCCGGCCAGATAGCTGTCGCGCCAGTTCAAGCTGATACGCGCGTTCCACGGCCCCTTCTCGTAGTACGGGCTGAAGGCCACGCTGTTGCGCGACTGGTAGGGCAGGCGGTCGCCGGTGTTGTTCTCGCCGTTGGCATAGGTGTAGTTGGCGGTGAGGCCGAAGCCGCTGCTGCCGAACGGCTGCTGATAGGCGAGGGTGAAGCCCTTGACCTTGCCGTCGCCGGCGTTGCGCGGGCGCTGGATGCTGTAGTCGCAATAGCCGTCGGCGCTGCAGCCGTTGCTGCCCAGCATCTGCGCCCAGGTCTGCGGCGAGGTGTCGCGGATCGAATTGTATTGGCGCTCGATCGTGGCCGAAGTGTCGATGTAGTTGTCGATCTTCTTGTAGAACAGCGACCAGGCCACCACCGCCTGTTGCGCGAAGTAGTACTCGGCCGACAGGTTGAAGTTCCACGATTCGTACGGCGACAGCGCCGCATTGCCGCCGCTGCCGGTGAGCGTGGTGTCGTTCAAGAAAGTGTTGTTGACCATCTGGTTGTACGGCGCCCACGCGATCACCTTGCCCGCGGCGAAGCGGAACACCCAGTCGGTGTCGGTGTCGTAGGCCAGGTTCAACGACGGCAGCAGGAAGTGTTCCTTGCGGGTGCGGGTCTGCCATTTGCTGTCCAAGTCGTCCAGCGTCGGCGTGCCGCTGTAGACGAAGCCGCTGCCTTCGGTCTTGGAATCCACGTAACGCACGCCGAGGTTGCCGCGCAGGCCGCCGTTGGAAAAATTCAGCTGCACGTAGGCGGCATTGTTGGTCTGCTGCAATGCCCAGCTGTTGTTGAGGTAGCTGGCCGGGTCGGGATCGGCGTAGTCCACCGGGCTGTTGCGGATCCAGTCGATGACGTTGCCGCGGCCGGCCTGCACATGCCGGCCCTGGTCGGGATAGAAGCCCTGGATGTCGGTCAGGCCGATCGTGCCCACGTCGGCCAGGGTGCCGGGGGTGACGCCGCCGTACACGTTCAAGGTGAAGTCTTCGTCGTGCTTGCCCTGGCGCACGCCGAACAGCAACTGGTTGAACACGCTGTCGAACTGCAGGTTGAAATCCAGTTGCCCATAGCGGTCCTTGCTGTGCGTGGCGAAGATGCCGTTGTTGCCGAACCAGCCGCCGGCCGAACCCCAGTTGGCCGGGTCGCGCGCGCCGGCTGCATCGTCGAAGCGGATGCCGCGCTGCAGGTCCCAGCTGAAGCCGCCGTTGTAGAACGGCTCGATGAAGTATTGCGACAGGTCCTTGTTGTCCGACTTGCTCTGGCCGATCTGGCCGCTCACGCCCCAGCCTTCGCCGCGGAACGCGCCGCGCAGGTCGATGCCCTTGGTGACGACTTCCGATTGGCGCACGTTGTTGTCGTAGATCACCGTGCCGCCGCCGGCATTGGCGTTGGCGCCGGAATGGCCGCTGCCGACCACGCCGTTGCGCACGCTGCCGAGCGCGTCCACCGCGTCGATGGTGCCCTGGTTCCAGGTCAGGAAGCTGTACATCGACTGGTTGTAGTTGTCGAAGTTCTCCTTGATGTACAGGCCGCTGAGGTTGAACTCCAGCGCATCGCTGGGCTTGAGCTGCAGGTTGACCACGGCGCTGTCGCGCTTGCGGTCCTGCTGGAACCAGGCCGCGTTGACCGAGTTGGGCACGTCGGCATCGGCCGGCACGCCGCCGGCGTTGCCGAAGGCCGCGGCCTTGGCGTAGCCGAACACCTCCATGCCCTGGCGATCGACGCGCTCCTCGTAGTGCTGCGCGGACACCGCGATGCCGAAGGTCTGCTGCGGGTTCTTCCAGCTGTACAGTAGCGAGGCGTTGGGCTTCCCCTCGCTGGCCTGCTGGCTGTAGCTGTAGCCGACCGAGCCGGCGATCTCGTTGGCCTTCAGGTCCAGCGGCTGCCGGCTGTGCATCAGCACGGTGCCGCCGAGGCTGCCTTCGACCAGCCGTGCCTCGGAGGATTTGACGATCTCCGCCCGGCCCAGGATCTGCGGGGACAGCAGGGTGTAGTCGAAACCGCGGTTGGGCTGCTCGCCGTACAGCCAGATCGCCTGCGCCACCGGGTGGCCGTCCAGGAACGACAGGTTGAGGCTGGGGTCGGTGCCGTCGATGCTGACCCGTTCGCCCTGGCCGAAGCGGCGGTCGATGGTGACGCCGGGAATCTGCGCGAACGCTTCGGCGACGTTGGTGCTGGGGAACTTGCCGATGTCCTCGGCGGTGATCGCCTCGGACACGGTGACGTTGTTGCGCTTGGTGTCCAGCGATTTTTCCAGGCTGGCGCGGATGCCCACGACCTGGACCGCGTCCAGATCGGTGGCGTCGCCACCGGCTTGCTGCGCCTGCGCGGAAAAGGCCAGGGTGGCGAGGATTGCTGCGGACAAGACGGAATGGCGGTATTGCATGATGTCTCTCCTCATCATTCAATGGGTCGACGCGGCGCGCGAGCGTTGCGCTGCGTGCCGGCTCTGCCTGTTGCCTTACTGCCTGCGGTGCTGATGCCTGCTGTGCTGCTGCGTGCGGTGATGCGGGGTGTGGCTGGCTGCAATCTCCCGCCCGAGGGCGGCCGGTTCTTTCGCTTATGCGTGCAATGCCAGGCGCAGCGTTCTGCCGTGGTACGGGACGCGCTGCGTCGAGCTGTCGAGCTGGAAACGATACGGATGCGGCCGGGGGGTGCTGGCCAGGGCGATGCCGGCCGCCGCGGCGTGCACCAGTACCGGCGCGCCGACCCCGATGGCGCACAGGGCGCGCAACGGCGTCGGGTGTTGCAACGGCGTGCCGAGTGCGGCACACGATTCGTGCGTACGGACCATTGCGATCACATGCCTCCCATGCCCCGCTTTTGCGCCGCGTATGCGCGGCCCCACCCCCGTGTGTGCCGATTCTTACGAGGCTATGACAACGATGTCAAGTCTTGTCCGGAAAATTCGTCTGGTGCTGGTTTCGCGCTGCGTCACCCAGGCCTGCGCTTGGCCGCGGTCGCCTGGAATCGCTGAAAGACAGCTACATCAACGGGTTATGCGGAGCACCGGGGCGGCGGCGGCGGCGCGCAAATGAGAACGCGGCGCAATCATGTCGCGACGCACAAAATTGGTCTCATTCGTAGAATTGGTGCGTCATAGGTATCGTGACAACGATACGTGAAATTGAACCCATACAAAATATTTTAAATCTTCAAGTGGTTGATAATAAATAATATTTTTCGAAATCCGCGACAAGTCCAGGCGCCATTTGCAAATTGTGTGTATTGCGGCGTTGACACAATCTTTCTAAGACCATAAGAATCGAGGCGCCTGGAATTGGTCTTTGCCAATTCGGGTCGATCAGCCAGCAGCATGCAATCGCCCGCTCCGGGGTAGGGACGGGGACGCGCCTTCCGCAACACGAGGCGCAGCAACAGACAGCACGTTCCATCGACTCCGTGCCCGCACGGACGGCATCGCCCTGCGCGTCGCGTCGGGCGCAATGGAGGGTGCTGCCTGCCGATCGCTGCCGCTGGATGTCAGACGTGCCGTGCCGACCAGCCATCAACCAGGATTAGCCCATGCCACATGCCGCCCGCTCCCGTCCGCACTGTTGTTCCATGTCCGTCCTCGCCAGCGCCATCGCGTTCGGCCTGCTCAGTGCCGGAGCGCAGGCGCAGCAAGCGCCCGCATCCGATGCGATCTCCCAGCTCGACACGGTCACCGTCACCAGCTCCTATCAAAAGAGCCTGATCACCGCGCTGGACAACAAGCGCGAAGACGCGCGCATGACCGACGGCATCTCTTCCGAGGACATCGGCAAGTTCCCGGCCGAGAACATCGCCGAGGCGATCCAGCGCATTCCCGGCGTGCAGATCTCCACCATCAACGGCCGCGGCTCGACCATCAGCATCCGCGGCCTGGGCCCGCAGTATTCGGCCACCACGATCAACGGCCAGACCATCAAGAGCGCCGATTTCACCGACGGTTTCCGCTACGACATCATCCAGCCGGAAGTGGCCGCGGCGATCGAGGTGATCAAGTCGCCGTCGGCGGACATGGATGCCGGCGGGCTCTCGGGCACGGTCAACATCGAGACCACCAAGCCACTGGACTACAAGGAGCGCAAGCTGCTGCTGTCGGCGAAGGAGCAGTACTCCGAATTCGCCGGTGGCGCGCCGACGCCGAAGGCGGTGCTCACCTACATCGACCAGTTCCAGCTCGCCGATGGCGGCCAACTGGGCGTGTTCGTCAACGCCGGTTACCAGAAGCTCAAGGACCGTGCCGACTACCTGTGGATCGACCGCTGGTTCACCCAGGACACCGACGACGGCACCTTGTACATCCCGCGCCGTCCGCGCTACCGCTCGATCGAGCGCGAGACCGACCGCAAGATGCTCACCGCCGGCCTGCAGTGGAAACCGAACGACCGGCTGGAGATGAACCTGACTGCGCTGTACTCGCAGGACAAGACCGACAACGACATGAACCAGTTGGTCTATTCCTTCGAGCGCAATTCCCTGAACGTGCTGGAGACCGACGGCCTGACCGCGACCAAGGTGTCGGCGTCCAACTACTGGCTGGAGAACAACCGCCAGCTCGAGCGCCACGATCTCACCTCGCAGCTGCTGACCTGGGACGCGAAGTGGAAGGGCGATGCGTGGACCTTCAGCGGCGTGGCCAACTACACCGAAGGCAAGACCGACGAGGACGAGCGCGCGGTGATCCTCGGCCGCAAGCCGTCGGCGACGTTGTTCGACATGTCCAACCCCGGCGCGATCTCGCTGACCACCGATGCCGACGCCAACGACGCCAGCGCCTGGAACCAGGCCAACCTGGTGCGCGACGAATACCCCAACGGCGCGATCACCAAGCTCAGCAACAAGGAATGGTCGCTGCAGTTCGATGCCGAGCGCTATGTCGGCGCCGGCTTCCTGGACTCGGTGAAGTTCGGCACCAAGTTCCGCCGCGAAACCTTCGACCGCAACGTCTGGCGCCGCGATTTCCTGTACCTGATCAACTCCGGCGCGGTCTCCGGCTACGCGATGTTCCCGGAACTGTCGGCGGCCAGTTCCAGCGTCAGCAACTTCCTCGACGGCAACCTGGCCTCGCAGGCCGACTGGGTGGCGCCGGACGTGTACGCCTACGCCGAGGCGCTGGCCGCCTCCGGCATCACCGTGCCGGTGCTGTTCGCACCGCAGGCCAGCTACCACATCCGCAACGACATCTTCTCCGCCTACGCGTTGGCCAAGATCGACACCGAACTGGGCAGCATGCGCCTGCGCGGCAATGTCGGCGTGCGCTACGAGAACACCAAGCGCACCACCGACACCTACCTGACCACCGCCTCGCAGTACAGCGAGGACGCCAACGAGGTGATCGGCACCGAACGCGCGCCGTACGACTACCACAACTGGCTGCCGAGCCTGAACCTGGTGCTGGACATGCGCGAGGACCTGCTGCTGCGCTTCGCCGCCGGCAAGGTGCTGGTGCGGCCGATCCTGGACAGCAACACCGCCATCGCCAGCACCTTCTCCTCGGGCAGCAACACCGGCGGCACCACCACCTACGACGTGTCGCTGGGCCAGACCGACCTGAAGGCGCTGACCGCCAACCAGGCCGACCTCAGCCTGGAGTGGTACTACGGCCAAGGCGGCGGCCTGACCCTGGCCGGCTTCTGGAAGCAGGTCAAGAACGGCACCTTCAACAGCATCGTGTGCCCGACCACGTTCAACGGTGCGGCGCTGTCCAGCAACAGCTCCGGCGATTGCGTGGACGGCAGCGGCAACATCTATGAGATCACCGCCACCCGGAATGATCCGAGCAAGGTCAAGATCAAGGGCTACGAGTTGGGCTGGACGCAGTCGTTCGATGCGTGGCTGCCGATCCAGGGCTTCGGCCTGACCGCCAACTTCACCCGGGTACTCCCGCAGCGCGATACCGACTTCCAGATCCGCAACCTGTCGGAGAAGACCTGGAACGCCACCGGCTACTGGGAAAACGCGATGTTCTCCGCGCGGCTGTCGCTGAACCACCGCAGCGAGTACGAGCAGGACAGCAGCGACAGCTTCTTCGCTCGCGAAGGCCACACCATGAAGGCGCGCACCCAGCTCGACGCGGTGCTCGGCTACCAGGCCACCGACAAGCTCAGCTTCCAGCTCGGCGGACTCAACCTGACCGACAAGAAGGAAGAGGCGTACAAGGACATCAGCGACCGCTGGCAGATGACCGGCGTCACCGGCCGCAGCTTCTACGTGTCGATGCAGTGGGACATCCTGTGACGGCGGTGCGGTCGCTTGCAGGTTAGTCCGCAGCCTGCCCGGCGCCGCGCTGGCGCCGGGCATGGCAACGTGGCCTCTCCCGATCGCATTCACAGGTTCTAGGGCAAGCGCATGCAACGACGAGAATTCCTGGCGGGCGGCGCGGGCGCCGGCCTGCTGCTGGCGGCGCCGCAGTTGAGTTGGGCGGGCAGCGCGGCGGATGCCGGCATGGCCGGCACCGTTACCGGCACCGGCACTGCCGCAGCGGCGGTGCCGGCGCTGACGCTGGCGGTCGATCCCGGCCTGCTGTGCCTGGACGAGGGCTGGCGTTTCCACGAAGGCGATATCCCGTTCCCGCCGGTCATCGGCCAGGACGCCAGCTACGACAACGCCAAGGCCGGCAAGGCCTGGGGCGCGGCTGCGGGCGATTTCGACGACAGCCAATGGCGGCAACTGCGACTGCCGTACGATTTCGCCATCGAGCAGCCGATCGAGGCCAGCGCCAACGTGGCGCAGGGCTATCGCCGCCGCGGCATCGCCTGGTACCGGCGCAGCCTGCGGCTGGACGAGGCGCAGCGCGGCAAGGCGTTGGAGCTGCGTTTCGACGGCATTTCCAGCCGTGCCACGGTGTGGGTCAACGGCTTGCTGATGGCGCGCAGCTGGAGCGGCTACGACGGGTTCGCCATCGACCTGAGCGCGATCGCGCGCTACGGCCAGGACCTCAACAGCATCGCGGTGCGTGTGGATGCCGAGGCGATGGACGGCTGGTGGTACGAAGGCGCGGGCATCTACCGGCACACCTGGCTGGCGGTGCGCGATGCGCTGCATATCGTCGGCGATGGCGTGCACGCGGTGCCACGGATCGGCGACAACGAACATTGGACGCTGCCGGTTGCGGTCACCGTCGCCAATACTGGCGAACAGGCCGGCGCGGCGCTGCTGGAGGTGGCGCTGTACGACGCGCACGGCACGCTGATGGCGCAGGGCAGCAGCGCGCTGCAGGTGGGCGCGCTGGCGCAGGCGGTGGCGCAGGTCGAACTGCAGGTGCGGCAGCCGCAACGCTGGGACGTGGCCGCGCCGAATCTGTACCGGGTCGCGGCGGTGCTGCGCAGCGCGGGCCGCGAGCGCGACCGCCGCGAATGCGCGATCGGTTTTCGCACGCTGCGCTTCGATGCGCAACAGGGCTTCTTCCTCAACGAGCGGCCGCTGAAGATCAAGGGCGCCTGCCTGCACCAGGACCATGCCGGGGTCGGCGTGGCGGTGCCCGACAGCCTGCTGGAGTTTCGCATCCGCCGGCTCAAGCAGCTGGGCTGCAATGCGATCCGCCTGCACCACGCGGTGGCCAGCGAACTGCTCGACGTGTGCGATCGCCTGGGCATGCTGGTGATGGCCGAGAACCGGGTGTTCAATCCGGCGCCGGACTACGCCGCGCAATTGCGCTGGCTGGTGCGTCGCGACCGCAACCGCGCCTGCGTGTTCCTGTGGTCGGTGTTCAACGAGGAGCCGATGCAGGGCACCGTCGCCGGCTACCAGATGGTGCGTCGCGCAGTGGCGCTGGTGCGCGAACTGGACGACAGCCGCCCGGTGACCGCGGCGATGAACGACGGCATGCTGACCCAGCGCAACGCCGCCGATGCGGTGGACGTGGTCGGCTTCAACTACCGCCAGTTCAACTACGACCGGGTGCGCGCGGCGATGCCGCACAAGCCGCTGCTGTCGAGCGAGGACACCAGCGCGTTTCAGACCCGCGGCGCCTGGTTCACCGACATGGACGCGCACGTGACCGCCGAGGACGATTCGGTCGCCGCGCCGTGGGGCAACACCCATCGCACGTCCTGGAAACTGATCGACGAGCGCCCCTATCTGGCCGGCGGTTTCGTCTGGACCGGATTCGACTACCGCGGCGAGCCGACTCCGTTCGAATGGCCATCGGTGTCCTCGTTCTTCGGCATCATGGATCTGTGCGGTTTTCCGAAAGGCGCCTACTGGCTGCGCCAGGCGCAGTGGATCGACGATGCGCCGGTGCTGCAGCTGCTGCCGCACTGGAACTGGCCGGGCCGCGAAGGCACGCCGATCAAGGTGATGGCGTTCTGCAATGCGCAGCAGGTGGAGCTGTGGCTCAACGGGCAGTCGCAGGGGCGGCAGGCGGTGGACCGGATCGAAATGAACGCCTGGCAGGTGACGTACGTGCCGGGCGTGCTGGAGGCGGTGGCCTATCGCGACGGCCGCGAAGTGGCGCGGCAGCGGGTGCAGACGGTCGGTGCGCCGGTCGCGCTGCGGCTGACCGCGGACCGCGCGCGGATGCGCGGCGATGGCCGCGATGCGCAGCCGATCACCCTGGAAGCGGTGGACGCGCAGGGCCGCCACGTGCCGTTCGCCGATGCGCAGATCGCGCTGCAGGTCGAAGGCGGGCGCCTGCTCGGCGTCGGCAACGGCGATCCGAATCGACATGCGGCCGACAACGTGCCGCAGGTGCAGTTGTTCAACGGCCTGGCGCAGGCCATCGTCGAGGCCGGCACTGGCCAGCGTCGGCTGCGCATCGAGGCGCGCGCGCCGGGGCTGCGGGCTGCACAGGTCACGATCGGCCTGGATGCGGTGGCCTTGCCGCCGTCGCTGCCGCCGGCCGCTGCGGCGATGGTGGTGCCCGGCTGGCGGCGCACGCTGCCGTTCGCCGCGCCGCCGGATCCGGCGCTGCCGCGCGCGCCCAACGACAACAACAGCTGGAGCTTCTGCCAGCCGGGCAACCTGGAAACGCGCGCCGAGCGCGATGGTTATGTGCTGTACCGCACCGCGTTCACGCCGTGGGCCGGGATCCAGCAGCGCGGCGGCGTGCTGCGACTGGGTCGCGCGACCGGCGCGGCGCAGGTGTATCTGGACCGGAAACTGGTCGCGCGCGTGGCCGCGGGGCAGCATGCGCACCTGCGCTTGCCGCCCGCGGACGGCGAACGCGTGCTGGCGGTGGTGATGCAGGTGACGGCCGGAATGCCTTTCGGCTTCGACGATGTCGCGATAGTGGAGTATTGACCGAATGAAGCGAGTTTTCCGCCATGCCTTCCCGCACGCGGGTGCCTGGATGCGCCTCGTACGCGCGTTGCCGATTTCCGCGCGAGCCGTGTTGCTGCTGGCCTGCATGCTGCTGGTGCCGGCCGCGGTTGCGGCACCAGCTCAGGACACGCAGGCCGACGCCGCACGCGGCGTGCTGCTGCGTACGCTCGGCCC
Proteins encoded:
- a CDS encoding histidine-type phosphatase — translated: MSKRMRWMLLVALAATAGAQARPAREASAPQLQVEQVVMLFRHGVRAPLDGEAAAAALADRPWPVWNTPASLLTAHGRVAVQLSGDYTRQWLVRDGVLPAAGCPADGAVSVYANTDQRTIVSAQILAETLAPGCGLQAGHQPQGSDDPLFRPVEAGAVDFGADAAVASIQRQTGGPGAVLAPYAKELRTMRQILGCSAKDCDFAQMPSSLSASGNGRGIAMHGPLDLTSGTAEVFILQYAEGLPLDQVGWGRATRARIGVVSRLHALLFEIYARPQYMAARAGAPLARRVLDTLGVADAPKLSVLVASDTHIAALSGLLDLHFHLPGFGRDDSPPGGALVLEQLRDARSGQRYVRLRYQAQSLDQLRTLTPLSLRKPPLLQTLHVPGCSDPKTQLCTLQQFQKVLQEALQRRG
- a CDS encoding TonB-dependent receptor translates to MQYRHSVLSAAILATLAFSAQAQQAGGDATDLDAVQVVGIRASLEKSLDTKRNNVTVSEAITAEDIGKFPSTNVAEAFAQIPGVTIDRRFGQGERVSIDGTDPSLNLSFLDGHPVAQAIWLYGEQPNRGFDYTLLSPQILGRAEIVKSSEARLVEGSLGGTVLMHSRQPLDLKANEIAGSVGYSYSQQASEGKPNASLLYSWKNPQQTFGIAVSAQHYEERVDRQGMEVFGYAKAAAFGNAGGVPADADVPNSVNAAWFQQDRKRDSAVVNLQLKPSDALEFNLSGLYIKENFDNYNQSMYSFLTWNQGTIDAVDALGSVRNGVVGSGHSGANANAGGGTVIYDNNVRQSEVVTKGIDLRGAFRGEGWGVSGQIGQSKSDNKDLSQYFIEPFYNGGFSWDLQRGIRFDDAAGARDPANWGSAGGWFGNNGIFATHSKDRYGQLDFNLQFDSVFNQLLFGVRQGKHDEDFTLNVYGGVTPGTLADVGTIGLTDIQGFYPDQGRHVQAGRGNVIDWIRNSPVDYADPDPASYLNNSWALQQTNNAAYVQLNFSNGGLRGNLGVRYVDSKTEGSGFVYSGTPTLDDLDSKWQTRTRKEHFLLPSLNLAYDTDTDWVFRFAAGKVIAWAPYNQMVNNTFLNDTTLTGSGGNAALSPYESWNFNLSAEYYFAQQAVVAWSLFYKKIDNYIDTSATIERQYNSIRDTSPQTWAQMLGSNGCSADGYCDYSIQRPRNAGDGKVKGFTLAYQQPFGSSGFGLTANYTYANGENNTGDRLPYQSRNSVAFSPYYEKGPWNARISLNWRDSYLAGGYVAGAAPASVDDYTDLGASIGYAISDQWSLQVDAQNLLDEEYFQYLGDKDHPAGRYKNGRRYMATLHFKF
- a CDS encoding TonB-dependent receptor, which gives rise to MPHAARSRPHCCSMSVLASAIAFGLLSAGAQAQQAPASDAISQLDTVTVTSSYQKSLITALDNKREDARMTDGISSEDIGKFPAENIAEAIQRIPGVQISTINGRGSTISIRGLGPQYSATTINGQTIKSADFTDGFRYDIIQPEVAAAIEVIKSPSADMDAGGLSGTVNIETTKPLDYKERKLLLSAKEQYSEFAGGAPTPKAVLTYIDQFQLADGGQLGVFVNAGYQKLKDRADYLWIDRWFTQDTDDGTLYIPRRPRYRSIERETDRKMLTAGLQWKPNDRLEMNLTALYSQDKTDNDMNQLVYSFERNSLNVLETDGLTATKVSASNYWLENNRQLERHDLTSQLLTWDAKWKGDAWTFSGVANYTEGKTDEDERAVILGRKPSATLFDMSNPGAISLTTDADANDASAWNQANLVRDEYPNGAITKLSNKEWSLQFDAERYVGAGFLDSVKFGTKFRRETFDRNVWRRDFLYLINSGAVSGYAMFPELSAASSSVSNFLDGNLASQADWVAPDVYAYAEALAASGITVPVLFAPQASYHIRNDIFSAYALAKIDTELGSMRLRGNVGVRYENTKRTTDTYLTTASQYSEDANEVIGTERAPYDYHNWLPSLNLVLDMREDLLLRFAAGKVLVRPILDSNTAIASTFSSGSNTGGTTTYDVSLGQTDLKALTANQADLSLEWYYGQGGGLTLAGFWKQVKNGTFNSIVCPTTFNGAALSSNSSGDCVDGSGNIYEITATRNDPSKVKIKGYELGWTQSFDAWLPIQGFGLTANFTRVLPQRDTDFQIRNLSEKTWNATGYWENAMFSARLSLNHRSEYEQDSSDSFFAREGHTMKARTQLDAVLGYQATDKLSFQLGGLNLTDKKEEAYKDISDRWQMTGVTGRSFYVSMQWDIL
- the galA gene encoding beta-galactosidase GalA encodes the protein MQRREFLAGGAGAGLLLAAPQLSWAGSAADAGMAGTVTGTGTAAAAVPALTLAVDPGLLCLDEGWRFHEGDIPFPPVIGQDASYDNAKAGKAWGAAAGDFDDSQWRQLRLPYDFAIEQPIEASANVAQGYRRRGIAWYRRSLRLDEAQRGKALELRFDGISSRATVWVNGLLMARSWSGYDGFAIDLSAIARYGQDLNSIAVRVDAEAMDGWWYEGAGIYRHTWLAVRDALHIVGDGVHAVPRIGDNEHWTLPVAVTVANTGEQAGAALLEVALYDAHGTLMAQGSSALQVGALAQAVAQVELQVRQPQRWDVAAPNLYRVAAVLRSAGRERDRRECAIGFRTLRFDAQQGFFLNERPLKIKGACLHQDHAGVGVAVPDSLLEFRIRRLKQLGCNAIRLHHAVASELLDVCDRLGMLVMAENRVFNPAPDYAAQLRWLVRRDRNRACVFLWSVFNEEPMQGTVAGYQMVRRAVALVRELDDSRPVTAAMNDGMLTQRNAADAVDVVGFNYRQFNYDRVRAAMPHKPLLSSEDTSAFQTRGAWFTDMDAHVTAEDDSVAAPWGNTHRTSWKLIDERPYLAGGFVWTGFDYRGEPTPFEWPSVSSFFGIMDLCGFPKGAYWLRQAQWIDDAPVLQLLPHWNWPGREGTPIKVMAFCNAQQVELWLNGQSQGRQAVDRIEMNAWQVTYVPGVLEAVAYRDGREVARQRVQTVGAPVALRLTADRARMRGDGRDAQPITLEAVDAQGRHVPFADAQIALQVEGGRLLGVGNGDPNRHAADNVPQVQLFNGLAQAIVEAGTGQRRLRIEARAPGLRAAQVTIGLDAVALPPSLPPAAAAMVVPGWRRTLPFAAPPDPALPRAPNDNNSWSFCQPGNLETRAERDGYVLYRTAFTPWAGIQQRGGVLRLGRATGAAQVYLDRKLVARVAAGQHAHLRLPPADGERVLAVVMQVTAGMPFGFDDVAIVEY